A single genomic interval of Musa acuminata AAA Group cultivar baxijiao chromosome BXJ3-4, Cavendish_Baxijiao_AAA, whole genome shotgun sequence harbors:
- the LOC135635144 gene encoding uncharacterized protein YNL011C-like isoform X2, with translation MVAAGLLGGPAPSLTPFLRSSSPRPPLPSPSASPSVAARSIPRPSAVPMAASHCSSGTFPRGADASSPSSSPNLIDPPSLLVFSGGTAFNGVVEELKKLTTRVAHVLPVSDDGGSTAEIVRVLGGPAVGDIRSRCLRLSDESTSEALAVRMLLGHRLSLDASEAKSEWHQIVEGEHCLWDGVSRPYGETIRAFLAFFQYQILQRSNESFCFSNGSIGNFFFAGARIFFQSLDAAIFLFSRVSDIPTESLVLPVISTNDRLTLGCELWDGTIIRGQNEISHPTNGCMEPINKDCASTLRLPSGIKRVFYMSSEGCNLLHEVFPAANPTVLEQLKKVDCIVYAMGSLFTSVCPSLVLHGIGEIIASRSIPKVLLLNGSHDRETTGLSASGFVTAITDALNRTYGDPGKSLKNTFTPGPIDTNPDKSR, from the exons ATGGTGGCGGCCGGCCTATTGGGAGGACCCGCGCCGTCGCTGACGCCCTTCCTCCGCTCCTCCTCGCCCCGTCCTCCTCTTCCCTCACCCTCTGCCTCTCCTTCCGTCGCCGCCAGATCTATTCCCAGACCCTCCGCCGTCCCTATGGCCGCGTCGCATTGCAGCAGCGGCACCTTTCCTCGCGGCGCCGACGCCTCCTCCCCTTCCTCCAGTCCTAACCTTATTGATCCGCCCTCGTTGCTCGTCTTCTCAG GTGGCACTGCGTTTAACGGTGTCGTGGAAGAGTTGAAGAAACTAACGACCAGAGTGGCGCATGTGCTTCCTGTATCCGATGATGGAGGGAGTACTGCCGAGATCGTGCGCGTGCTCG GTGGACCAGCTGTTGGGGACATTCGGTCGAGATGTTTGAGATTGTCTGATGAAAGCACTTCTGAAGCGCTTGCTGTTCGAATGTTGCTTGGTCACCGTTTGTCTCTTGACGCATCAGAAGCTAAGTCAGAATG GCACCAGATTGTCGAAGGAGAGCATTGTTTATGGGATGGTGTATCACGACCTTATGGTGAAACAATTCGTGCATTTCTGGCTTTTTTCCAATATCAG ATACTTCAACGCTCTAATGAATCATTCTGTTTCAGCAATGGCAG CATTGGAAATTTCTTTTTTGCTGGAGCCCGGATATTCTTTCAGTCTTTAGATGCTGCTATATTTTTGTTTTCGCGTGTTTCAGATATTCCAACAGAAAGTCTAGTTCTTCCTGTGATTTCCACCAATGATAGACTAACACTGGGCTGTGAACTATGG GATGGAACTATTATTCGTGGTCAAAATGAAATTTCACACCCAACTAATGGATGCATGGAACCTATTAACAAG GATTgtgcttcaaccttaaggctgccTTCTGGAATTAAGCGGGTTTTTTACATGTCAAGTGAGGGTTGCAACTTGTTGCATGAG GTTTTCCCTGCGGCTAACCCTACAGTTCTGGAGCAGTTGAAGAAAGTGGATTGCATTGTTTATGCTATGGGCTCTCTCTTCACTTCCGTATGTCCATCAttg GTATTACATGGTATTGGTGAGATCATTGCCTCCAGATCTATTCCCAAG GTACTTTTGTTGAATGGCTCACATGATAGAGAAACTACTGGATTATCTGCTTCTGGATTTGTGACTGCAATCACAGATGCTCTAAATCGAACTTATGGAGACCCTGGCAAAAGTTTAAAGAACACT TTCACACCTGGACCAATAGATACCAATCCAGACAAGTCCAGATGA
- the LOC135635145 gene encoding malate dehydrogenase, mitochondrial: MRSFVVRSIESALRRRGAASSNRRLFSSDSAPERKVAILGAAGGIGQPLALLMKLNPLVSNLALYDIAGTPGVAADVGHINTRAQVAGYVGEEQLGKALEGSDVVIIPAGVPRKPGMTRDDLFNINAGIVKSLCTAIAKYCPSAVVNMISNPVNSTVPIASEVFKKAGTYDEKKLFGVTTLDVVRAKTFYAGKAKVPVADVNVPVVGGHAGITILPLFSQATPASNDLATEDIKALTKRTQDGGTEVVEAKAGKGSATLSMAYAGAIFADACLKGLNGVPDIVECSFVQSSVTELPFFASKVRLGKNGVDQVLGLGPSLSDYEKEGLENLKPELKASIEKGIKFAKDN; this comes from the exons ATGAGGAGCTTCGTTGTCAGATCCATCGAGTCCGCCCTCCGGCGCCGCGGGGCCGCCTCATCTAACCGCCGTCTCTTCTCCTCCGACTCCGCCCCCGAGCGCAAGGTTGCCATCCTCGGCGCTGCCGGCGGGATCGGCCAGCCCCTTGCCCTTCTCATGAAGCTTAACCCCCTCGTCTCCAACCTCGCCCTCTACGATATCGCCGGCACCCCCGGAGTCGCCGCCGACGTCGGCCACATCAACACCCGCGCCCAG GTCGCCGGCTATGTGGGCGAGGAGCAGCTCGGTAAGGCTCTCGAGGGCTCCGATGTGGTGATCATCCCGGCCGGCGTGCCAAGGAAACCCGGCATGACTCGTGATGATCTCTTCAACATCAATGCCGGCATCGTCAAGTCGCTCTGCACAGCCATCGCGAAGTACTGCCCCAGC GCTGTTGTTAATATGATAAGCAACCCAGTGAATTCAACTGTGCCAATTGCATCCGAGGTGTTCAAGAAAGCGGGAACATATGACGAGAAGAAGCTGTTCGGTGTCACTACTCTCGATGTTGTCAGGGCCAAAACTTTCTACGCTGGGAAAGCGAAGGTTCCGGTAGCTG ACGTTAATGTTCCAGTTGTTGGTGGGCATGCTGGCATAACCATCTTGCCTCTGTTTTCCCAG GCAACTCCTGCTAGTAATGATTTGGCCACCGAGGACATCAAGGCTCTCACGAAGAGAACCCAGGATGGTGGTACGGAGGTTGTGGAGGCAAAGGCTGGAAAAGGCTCAGCAACATTGTCTATGGC ATATGCAGGAGCTATCTTTGCAGATGCATGCTTGAAAGGTCTTAATGGGGTTCCTGACATTGTTGAGTGTTCATTTGTACAATCAAGCGTCACAGAGCTGCCATTTTTTGCTTCTAAG GTGAGGCTCGGGAAGAACGGAGTGGACCAAGTACTTGGGCTCGGGCCATCTCTGTCTGATTATGAGAAAGAAGGATTGGAAAATCTTAAACCTGAGCTTAAGGCCTCCATTGAGAAGGGAATCAAGTTCGCAAAGGACAACTAG
- the LOC135635144 gene encoding uncharacterized protein YNL011C-like isoform X1 — translation MVAAGLLGGPAPSLTPFLRSSSPRPPLPSPSASPSVAARSIPRPSAVPMAASHCSSGTFPRGADASSPSSSPNLIDPPSLLVFSGGTAFNGVVEELKKLTTRVAHVLPVSDDGGSTAEIVRVLGGPAVGDIRSRCLRLSDESTSEALAVRMLLGHRLSLDASEAKSEWHQIVEGEHCLWDGVSRPYGETIRAFLAFFQYQILQRSNESFCFSNGSIGNFFFAGARIFFQSLDAAIFLFSRVSDIPTESLVLPVISTNDRLTLGCELWDGTIIRGQNEISHPTNGCMEPINKDCASTLRLPSGIKRVFYMSSEGCNLLHEVFPAANPTVLEQLKKVDCIVYAMGSLFTSVCPSLVLHGIGEIIASRSIPKVLLLNGSHDRETTGLSASGFVTAITDALNRTYGDPGKSLKNTASDYINALLVPRDGQILIDVQCLATQRIFHVVPVDSLHDPKVGAIFEPESLMKALADLIYQQAYKNFMMDASFRAY, via the exons ATGGTGGCGGCCGGCCTATTGGGAGGACCCGCGCCGTCGCTGACGCCCTTCCTCCGCTCCTCCTCGCCCCGTCCTCCTCTTCCCTCACCCTCTGCCTCTCCTTCCGTCGCCGCCAGATCTATTCCCAGACCCTCCGCCGTCCCTATGGCCGCGTCGCATTGCAGCAGCGGCACCTTTCCTCGCGGCGCCGACGCCTCCTCCCCTTCCTCCAGTCCTAACCTTATTGATCCGCCCTCGTTGCTCGTCTTCTCAG GTGGCACTGCGTTTAACGGTGTCGTGGAAGAGTTGAAGAAACTAACGACCAGAGTGGCGCATGTGCTTCCTGTATCCGATGATGGAGGGAGTACTGCCGAGATCGTGCGCGTGCTCG GTGGACCAGCTGTTGGGGACATTCGGTCGAGATGTTTGAGATTGTCTGATGAAAGCACTTCTGAAGCGCTTGCTGTTCGAATGTTGCTTGGTCACCGTTTGTCTCTTGACGCATCAGAAGCTAAGTCAGAATG GCACCAGATTGTCGAAGGAGAGCATTGTTTATGGGATGGTGTATCACGACCTTATGGTGAAACAATTCGTGCATTTCTGGCTTTTTTCCAATATCAG ATACTTCAACGCTCTAATGAATCATTCTGTTTCAGCAATGGCAG CATTGGAAATTTCTTTTTTGCTGGAGCCCGGATATTCTTTCAGTCTTTAGATGCTGCTATATTTTTGTTTTCGCGTGTTTCAGATATTCCAACAGAAAGTCTAGTTCTTCCTGTGATTTCCACCAATGATAGACTAACACTGGGCTGTGAACTATGG GATGGAACTATTATTCGTGGTCAAAATGAAATTTCACACCCAACTAATGGATGCATGGAACCTATTAACAAG GATTgtgcttcaaccttaaggctgccTTCTGGAATTAAGCGGGTTTTTTACATGTCAAGTGAGGGTTGCAACTTGTTGCATGAG GTTTTCCCTGCGGCTAACCCTACAGTTCTGGAGCAGTTGAAGAAAGTGGATTGCATTGTTTATGCTATGGGCTCTCTCTTCACTTCCGTATGTCCATCAttg GTATTACATGGTATTGGTGAGATCATTGCCTCCAGATCTATTCCCAAG GTACTTTTGTTGAATGGCTCACATGATAGAGAAACTACTGGATTATCTGCTTCTGGATTTGTGACTGCAATCACAGATGCTCTAAATCGAACTTATGGAGACCCTGGCAAAAGTTTAAAGAACACT GCTAGTGATTACATCAATGCTTTGCTGGTTCCTCGTGATGGTCAAATCCTTATAGATGTTCAATGTTTGGCTACTCAACGGATCTTTCATGTG GTCCCTGTagattctctacatgatcctaagGTGGGGGCAATTTTTGAGCCCGAGTCGTTGATGAAAGCTCTTGCAGATTTGATATACCAACAAGCTTACAAAAATTTTATGATGGATGCGTCGTTCCGTGCGTACTGA